Proteins encoded within one genomic window of Eurosta solidaginis isolate ZX-2024a chromosome 1, ASM4086904v1, whole genome shotgun sequence:
- the LOC137246187 gene encoding uncharacterized protein isoform X1 — MFNQRKLHAYLLLSIVTTNCLLLTYAYPQNEVYQRQQLQQAEQSQTQRSPIYRSAAESTGRKYAVKPNASKKVALDDVEEEGDVVNQISETPTGFSWSNMLSTVLTMFFQGAANSPTKSDDVDNSVSFGGSPWANVISIGLKIINTLLGGGAPSDGIDKVDNGGSPMQNILAAVLSSVLGTRDPDQVNSMAKQAGEFIQIVMNLLDALKTSFSHRSLTARSMGKRDSVSDATVAGLSLLKGYVRTYRNADDKCMQRYMCEANTECVREIGGASIFCQLGSYATSYFLDRTSDVQFEHLYDAGRRGRSGYDCNQLYLECNEV, encoded by the exons ATGTTCAATCAACGCAAATTACACGCCTACCTGCTGCTCTCTATAGTTACCACCAATTGTCTGCTTCTTACTTATGCTTACCCGCAAAATGAAGTCTACCAACGTCAACAACTCCAGCAAGCAGAGCAATCTCAAACTCAGCGGTCACCTATTTATAGATCGGCTGCTGAGTCTACCGGACGTAAATATGCAGTGAAGCCAAATGCGTCCAAAAAGGTGGCATTGGATGATGTTGAAGAGGAAGGAGATGTGGTCAATCAGATAAGCGAAACACCCACCGGTTTTTCATGGTCCAATATGCTATCCACGGTATTGACAATGTTCTTCCAAGGTGCGGCAAACTCCCCCACGAAATCTGATGATGTGGATAACTCTGTTAGTTTTGGTGGCTCACCATGGGCCAATGTTATTTCAATAG GTTTAAAAATCATTAACACTTTGTTGGGCGGTGGAGCACCAAGTGATGGCATTGACAAGGTGGATAATGGCGGCTCACCAATGCAG AACATCTTAGCTGCGGTGCTATCATCAGTGCTTGGTACCAGAGATCCCGATCAAGTCAATTCGATGGCGAAACAAGCTGGAGAG TTTATTCAGATCGTGATGAATCTACTTGATGCGCTGAAGACATCATTCTCTCATCGTTCGTTGACCGCTCGTTCGATGGGTAAACGTGATTCGGTGAGTGATGCCACCGTTGCCGGACTCTCGCTATTAAAGGGTTATGTGCGCACCTATCGTAATGCGGACGACAAATGTATGCAACGTTATATGTGCGAGGCGAATACGGAGTGTGTGCGCGAAATTGGTGGGGCCAGTATATTCTGTCAATTAGGATC CTATGCGACCAGTTACTTCCTGGACCGTACCAGTGATGTCCAGTTCGAACATTTGTACGATGCTGGTCGAAGAGGTCGTTCCGGCTATGATTGTAATCAGCTGTATCTTGAATGTAATGAGGTTTAA
- the LOC137246187 gene encoding uncharacterized protein isoform X2, producing MFNQRKLHAYLLLSIVTTNCLLLTYAYPQNEVYQRQQLQQAEQSQTQRSPIYRSAAESTGRKYAVKPNASKKVALDDVEEEGDVVNQISETPTGFSWSNMLSTVLTMFFQGAANSPTKSDDVDNSVSFGGSPWANVISIGLKIINTLLGGGAPSDGIDKVDNGGSPMQFIQIVMNLLDALKTSFSHRSLTARSMGKRDSVSDATVAGLSLLKGYVRTYRNADDKCMQRYMCEANTECVREIGGASIFCQLGSYATSYFLDRTSDVQFEHLYDAGRRGRSGYDCNQLYLECNEV from the exons ATGTTCAATCAACGCAAATTACACGCCTACCTGCTGCTCTCTATAGTTACCACCAATTGTCTGCTTCTTACTTATGCTTACCCGCAAAATGAAGTCTACCAACGTCAACAACTCCAGCAAGCAGAGCAATCTCAAACTCAGCGGTCACCTATTTATAGATCGGCTGCTGAGTCTACCGGACGTAAATATGCAGTGAAGCCAAATGCGTCCAAAAAGGTGGCATTGGATGATGTTGAAGAGGAAGGAGATGTGGTCAATCAGATAAGCGAAACACCCACCGGTTTTTCATGGTCCAATATGCTATCCACGGTATTGACAATGTTCTTCCAAGGTGCGGCAAACTCCCCCACGAAATCTGATGATGTGGATAACTCTGTTAGTTTTGGTGGCTCACCATGGGCCAATGTTATTTCAATAG GTTTAAAAATCATTAACACTTTGTTGGGCGGTGGAGCACCAAGTGATGGCATTGACAAGGTGGATAATGGCGGCTCACCAATGCAG TTTATTCAGATCGTGATGAATCTACTTGATGCGCTGAAGACATCATTCTCTCATCGTTCGTTGACCGCTCGTTCGATGGGTAAACGTGATTCGGTGAGTGATGCCACCGTTGCCGGACTCTCGCTATTAAAGGGTTATGTGCGCACCTATCGTAATGCGGACGACAAATGTATGCAACGTTATATGTGCGAGGCGAATACGGAGTGTGTGCGCGAAATTGGTGGGGCCAGTATATTCTGTCAATTAGGATC CTATGCGACCAGTTACTTCCTGGACCGTACCAGTGATGTCCAGTTCGAACATTTGTACGATGCTGGTCGAAGAGGTCGTTCCGGCTATGATTGTAATCAGCTGTATCTTGAATGTAATGAGGTTTAA